ATGTCCATCTCAAGCAGATCTGTTCATTTTTTGGGCGTATTGCACATGTCTCTCTTTGTTGCATTGACCAAGTTTTTTTTTTGCTTTGTTTCATTATTCCCCACTTGTGTGGGCTGATTGCAGCTTATGGTTTCATATTTCATTTGTTACCATAGTCGAGACGTAGTTTATGAACAATACTAAATATAGCACATCTGTATATTCTTTGGTCGTGTACTAGTTTGCTTCTGATAATTGTTTTTTGCATCATGCTTATCAAATTCAACATTTTGTTTTGTGATGCACTGTTTTATGTGTTTATTTTTCCTGTTGTGTTACAATCTTGGCTTCGAGATCTTACTTCTGATAATTGTGTTTTGCATCATGCTTATCAAATTCAACATTTTGTTTTGTGATGCACTGTTTTATGTTTCTTTTTCCTGTTGTGTTACAATCTTGGCTTCGAGATCTTACTTCTGTTGCAATCGTTTGCTTTAAACTTTTGCTTGAGTTGTTAAATTGGTAATGAAATGGAGTTTTATTGATGCAACTGTGGCAATAACCTTGTTGTCTTCATGATCCTGCTATTTAGTTCATTTCATGTATAGTTTACCTGTAGAGAAACACCAGAGTGAATTAAATAGGTCTTGCACAGGGCTTTCCGTAGAATGTCTTGACCCTTGCCCAGTGCCAACAGCAATGTTTCTCAGTGTCTTGACTTTTAAACTATTATTACTTGAAGTTACTGAAGAATAATAGAAGCACTCTTAATATGAACATATCCTTGCTTTTCTGAACAGAAGAAACCAAGAAAAATGGCCCTGCCAAACTTGGGAAGGATCCAACTGTGGAGACAAGTTTTCTACCTGATAGGTATTTCTGTTAGCTTATGACTACCACCTTGGAGTGTTGATTGATTCTCCATTTCCATACTTTGTTTGACCTGCAAGCTATTTGCTAAGAGTGATCCTTCAGAGAAAGGGAGGCAGAGGAACAAGCAGAACGAGAACGACTGAAGAAGCAGTGGTCGCATGAGCAGGAATTGATTAAAAGTACTGCCACATTCTGATAGAACTATTCACCTTTAATCAATCCACTGAGTCACAATTTTTTGATAAAATTTCTTCCTAACTGATTAAGCATTTTATCACATTCCAGATGAACCTCTTTCAATTACTTACAGTTACTGGGATGGGACTGGGCACAGAAGAGCAATCCAGGTTAATTTCTAACCAATTGTGAACTTGCTTCTTATTTGCCCGTTTTAAGCTTTTGATCTGTGGACTGTACAATGAAAACAAAGCCTACTACGATGCCAGGTCCGTAAAGGTGACACCATTGGAGAATTTCTAAGGGCTGTTCAACAGCAGCTTGCCCCTGAATTCCGTGAAGTACGGACAACTTCAGTTGAGAATCTACTTTATGTGAAGGAAGATCTTATCATCCCTCATGTATGTGTTCATTCTCTTGTAATCTACAAAGTTCTGTTGAAGTTCAACCTTTTTCTGATTCCATGTTCTCTCATTTGTTTGACAGCAACACAGCTTTTATGAATTAATTATCAACAAAGCAAGGGGCAAGAGTGGACCAGTAATTCTTCTTTCTTTTGTGATGTGTATATATTCTGCTCAAAACATGTTGTTTGTTGTGAAGTTTTTCCTAGTTTTTTTTATAAACAACTGTGCAGTTCTTTTTTCCATTGGTGTTTCCACCATGTAATACTTGGCTTAACTGATCACTGTTATCGTTTCATCACAGAAGACTAGCAGTTTCTTCTTTCTTTAACCTCATTAATTCGCAATTTTAAGAATATTGGAGCTGAAACCAAATGATTTCGTAATTGTAGTTGCTTACAGATGCTAAGAGATCCTTTTTGTTATTCCAGATGGATTATTTCTTCATGGCATTAGAGTTTAAACATTTAATGACACTGATTTTTGTTGACAGCTTTTCCATTTTGACGTTCATGAGGATGTTCGTACCATTGCCGACGCAACAAAAGAAAAGGATGAGGTGATTGACGTTTCGTAATGTCTTATTTATAGTCTAGTTTTCCATTGATATGCTGCATTCTAACAAATGCTTGGTCACTGGCTCACTGCAGTCCCACGCGGGGAAAGTTGTAGAGAGGCATTGGTATGAGAAAAATAAGCATATATTCCCAGCCTCAAGATGGGAGGTTCGGCaattttcttcatcttctttcatcaACTGTGTGGATAGGGATATGTTTATCAACAGTTTATGTTCATTCACTAATGACTCAAATTACCTTACAGATCTATGACCCAACGAAGAAGTGGGAACGCtacacaatccatggggattagcATGGAACATCATACATAGAGAGTTAAATTATTTTGTACTTTGGATGTCCGAAATTACCAGCACTCAAGAATATGAGAATGGCACAAGTGACGATTTGAATAGCATAAATTATTACTGTTGTTTGCAAACATGTCCTGCATAGAGTACTAGGTAAAGCCTCTTTCTCACACTCCAAATATGTTGCTTTAACTATTAAAGGGGCAAGAGTACTACctctacaactattaagagcCAATTGTAGACCGTGCCCCCGCCCCCGCCTCCGTGGCCCCCGCTCACCCCGCTCAGGTCCGCCCCCATCccctccctccccccccccccccccccgccttcCTCTTGGTCCCCTTCCGCAGCCCACCGCCGCGGTAGCCGGCTGCCGCAGCCTCTCCGCCCTTGGCGCCAGCCAAAAGCTGAGCCTGCCCCGCCGCGAGCTCGTGCTTCCACCACCGTGGCAGCGGCTTCGGGTCCATCTGCGGGAACCGCGGCGGCAGTTCTCCCTCCCCTTCGCTGCAGCAGCCACCGACGAACGGGTAGCACTCGGCCGCGTCGACAGCCCGCATCCTCATGGCGTAACCCCTTCGCATTCAGTCGAACAGGTCAGCCACGTACGCTAGGGAACACCCCCGCTCGTGTCAAAACACAGCAGCCATGCCAAACTGTCAGAAGACGAAACAGAAGCTCGAGCCGGGAAAAATGGAGAAAAACGCGCGCGCTTACCGTATGGAGAATGGCTCAGCGGCGGCGGGCTTCGCCATCCTGCCTTCCTCTCACCCGGGGCGCAGGTGCGCTCCGCCGGCGAGAGCAGCTCGAGGCTCGAGCTGGGAAGAGTTGAAGGGAAGGGGAGAAGACGGAGGTggcgaaaaagaaaaacaaaaggcGAGTCCAGAGGGAGCGGTGCGTGGGGCAGAGGTCCTGTGGGTCCCGGCGTACGGCGGATTGGACGTCACGGTTCGCCGAGTCACCTGCTTTCAATTACTGCTCTGCCTCGTGAAGCGCGCGTGTTCTTCTTTGGTGGGGCTGGCCGTGACCGCGCGTCGTGTACGCTGCGCGCTGTggtgccgcggcggcggcggtgggccGGACCGGGCGCGCAGGCGGCCTTGCCCTCCGGGTATCCCGCGTCCGCGTTACAAGATTTCAAAGTTTTTCAAGACCGTCGCACCCCCAGCCGTCTGCTTCAACCCCGGGCTGtgaggagaaggaggacgacgatGCGCGAACTAGCCAGAGAGCGTCACCTTGGACCCTCAGGGTCGCGAGCCATACACGGGCGTCGCTGACGACACCACGCTGCCAACCCTAGCCGCGCCTGCCTTCCTCCCCCGCTTGCCGTCGAGTATCGATGTTTGGAGGTGGGGGCGCCTTCGCCGGTGAGGTACCTGGTGGGGGCAGCGATCATGATGAGCGGCGTGGTGCCTTCCTCCCTCCATGTCCTCCTCCGCGCCGAGCGCGCCCTCTGCGACCGCGACGTCGGCGAGGTCCACATCCCGCTGTCCGAGCTCCTCTCCGGCGCCCCCGACGGCCCCGTCCCCGCCAAGTTCGTCGCCTACCAGGTGCGCAAGATCTCCTCCGGCAAGCCCCAGGGAGTCCTCAACCTCTCGTACAAGCTCGGCGAGGTCGCCAACGGCTACGCCCCCGCCCCGCCGCCCAGTCCGCCTACGCCCAGCCTCCACCGACCGCCACGTACCCGCCTCCTTCAGGCAAGGCTGATGCCTACCCGCCTCCCGCCGCGTACCCGCCTCCTTCAGGCAAGGCCGACGCGTACGCCCCCCTGCCACCGCATACCCGCCGGCAGCCAAGGCCGACGCGTACCCACCTCCATACGGCGCCTACCTGCCCGCCGGCGGCAAGGCCGACGCTGCTTACCCGCCCTCATCCGGCTACCCACCCGCGGCAGGCAAGCCAGGCAAGGGGGGCGAACCGGTGACGGCTTACCCTTCGGCCGGTCCCAGCACGGCGGCGCCCTACGCTGCTCGTCTGCCGCAGTACAGCTCGACTGGTGGGGGCAGCGATCATGATGAGCGGCGTGGTGCTCCCGCTGACGTACATGATCTTCCGCATCAAGACCTCGTCGTCCTCTGCCTCCGCCGCGGGGCCCTCCTTCTCCAAGCAGACATAGATGTGCTCTGTCTCTCTTCCTTCCTCACTCCATGAGATAGCGGTATGGCGACGCATCACATCTGCATGCTCGCATTTAACAAATTCGTGATGCGCCTTTGCTGCAGGAACAAGGGACTCATCTGAGCGAGTGGGTGGATCGATCGCCTCCCCCTGATGCTCTGATTGTTTTGGCATGGCGAGATCCTGCAACTGCTCCTCGAGACTGGGCACAGCGGTGGATGCCATACCAACCGTACCGTACTGACCAAATGTGGGGGCGTTTCCTTTGAGCTTTCTCGCATACATTCAACTAACTGTTCTTGCCTTTCAGCTGGGCAAGTGGAGCACTCGATCCTGAAGGCGCTGCTGCTCACAGTAGCTTGACATCAATCAAGAGGTATGGCTGAATCGTCGTCAGGATTTAATTATGACTTTTGTTTCAAAAGTAGGAATAAAGAAAAGAAGGAACACGCACGCTACTTTTCACGTGTTTCGAACGGAAAAAGGATGATCAGGCCACTGCTCTGCTCGTTCCGTTCTGATGCTGCCTTTTTGGACTCGAGCTGTTTTTTACCTTCACAGCATTGCACAATGATTGGAGAGTGAGAGTGATGCTTTGCTGCTGACTCATCTTCTTACCGAAACCTTCCAGGGGTGTCTGGGCTATGATTGCATCCTTCCTTGCCTACTGCACGCTTCAGGCACCTTCAACGTGAGTAAATTTCCTATCTTTTCTCTCTCTTGTAGATAAGATTGCCTCTTATGGCTGTATGTTTGTATTTTTCTTCTATATCAATAAAAACAGGCACTGTCAGTTTCTACTCGTTCAAAAAAACGCGACTCGAACATAGGAGCTTTATCAGTGGAGTTGCATCTTGTTTGTCAATTGGCGGTTGGTGCTGAAGCCGCAGAAGTTTTTGTGCATATGTGGATGATGCTATTTTCATGTAGCAATTGACAAATTGCCCATAGGGACACACGGTGCCAATGGCATCTTCACTACCTGCCTGTGCTTGCTGCAAGATTCTGCTCCTTATATTCCTGTCTTCGCAATGTTGCATCACCAGTCGTTCATTCTATACCCATTTCCAGCTCCCATAAATCGCAGTAGTGCTTTACTGATAATCCATAGCCATTTCAGCTCCCATAAATCTGCTGTACTGATTCAGTGCTCCTGGCAATTTTGTCACAGAATACTTATTAGGCCCCACCCTGCTGTCTGGCGCCTGGTACATGGACTGGCTGTCGTTTACCTCGTTGCTCTTACCTTCCTCCTTTTCCAGGTTAGCCAGATGTGGGGTTTCAGTTGGACGTATAATGTTCTGTTGTCGTTGTTGGCGATGATTTTATTAGTTTTGGCAACTCAGTCCGAAGGGCATACTGGTTCTTATCTGTTTCTCATTTCCCAGAATCGTGACGATGCTCGCCAGTTCATGAAACTCCTCCACCCTGATCTTGGAGTTGGTAAAATTTCTGCGCCAAATAGTTTCACAagaaatgtaatatatttctttctttttttaaaaaagacGGTGGTGATAATAAACCTTTTGTCTTTCCAATGCAGAATTGCCAGAGAGATCTTATGGAGCTGATTGCCGTTTGTATGTTCCAGAAAACCCTAAAAACAAGTTCATAAATATTTATGTATGATTTTTCTGTATGAACCTTCCTACTCTATGAAGACGCACATGCTCTGCTTCTCATCATTGCTATTGCTCTATTAAATCTAGACTGTCTGATCTATGTGTAGGagacattgtttgatgaatttgttGTTGCCCATATCCTTGGGTGGTTTGGCAAAGCTGTGATGATACGAAATCAACTTCTACTTTGGGTCTTGTCGATCGGCTTTGAGCTAATGGAGGTTAGATCTGGGTGTACTATTGGAACGACTTCAAAGATATTTTTTCATTCATGTCATCTTTTTGGCAAGGAAGAATGCTTACTATGACATTTTGCAGCTAACTTTCAGACATATGTTGCCAAACTTTAATGAGTGCTGGTGGGATAGCATTATTTTGGATATCTTGATCTGCAATTGGTTTGGTGAGACCTTTGGAGATAATTAATGTTCATGTCTCATACATTCAGTTACCTTGCTTACATTAATGTGATCTGCAATAAGTTAGAAGTAAGCAGTCCACATGTTCTCCACTTGCTTGATTTTATACAGTTTCTTTGCATAAGATTCTATCAATTATATCCTTAAGTCGGAAAGGAAAATAAAACATCTTTGACATACATCTGACATCGCATTATTTGACTATAACATTTAATGTTATGTCACTTGTTCAATACTCATGGCATTGGGAATCCAAGAAGAATTGCTGGCTTTTGTGACATTGTTTAGCACTGATAATTCTATTCTTTCTACTGAAACACTTCTATTTTTGATACAGGTATTTGGGCAGGAATGCACACAGTCCGTTACTTTGATGGCAAAACGTATGAATGGGTCGGACTGAGCCGCCAACGAAGCATCATGGGTAAGGTATGTTTATTGACAATACATTAACACAAACATGGTTTCTCCATTTCATGAATGGTTACTCTTGTCATAATTTTGTCACTATATAGATATGACCTTCATTCCTCCCCCATTTTTGTTCCTGAATCTGTTATGCCACCGGCTACAGTTCTGTTAGCTATGATATAAACAGTCGTTTTGTTTGTTGCATGATACGCAAACTCTCGTTGTTGTTTACAAGCTCAACTTTTGATGCAAGGTTGGTCGAGGAAAATGGCGACGTCTGAATTTGATCTCACGATGTTTCGCCCAACGAAACGATTCTTTCGCCGAAAGCAACACAAAGCAGAAAGAAAAAACAACTGTGTGTTTTTTGACTAAAACTCTGAAAGGAAGCAGTACTAGAGGGAGGCTACAGCACCAGGCACCGACCTTTTTTCCTCTAAAGGATCTTTCCGTGCTCGCTGAATCCTATTCTATTCTTTTAGCTTCATTTGTCTCCATGGACAGCACGACGACATGTCTGCTCTTCACGCATTCTGACGAGGACGACAATGGGGTGTTGATCTGGCGATCTGCCACCTACTATTGATCTAatattaagtttataatttttaggggTTTCTTGGTTCCATAATGCTTGGTTTGATTTGATCAGCCATATGCCTATGTATTGGTTTTGCCATTCATTCAATAGCATGTACTTTTGCCATTCATCCAATAACAAAAGTACAATGACCATAGATAACTGAAAATTAGTGTTTTTCATATCAATGTATTTTATTATAttggttccgttgcaacgcacgggcatgtaTCTAGTTAATCTATTATGTGCCGGTTGGAGTATTTGTAACCCCATTTTTTATGACCGTCAGAccatgaccatctaacactccagtGTTGGACCAATTCTGAGTGGCCGTTGATCCACAATTTTCGGTTGGTATGTTGCGCTCTGTGAGAGCATCTCCAATAGGTTCTTAAAAGTCTTTCCTAAATCAAGTTATTTTAGAAAAAAAAATACAAAAACATGTCTCTAACATTTTTCTCTAAAGTGCTCTTAATTTTTCGTAGTTCTTAAAACTCTCTCGTTTGTAGCTACAAAAGTGAGATTTTTTTAGTCTCTAGAAACACAATTCATCGCTGCCCGCGTAAGCTCATCGTCCACTGTCGATAGCGGTCTCCCGCTATCCGACATCTACCACCGCACAACCCTCTATTGGACCTTCATCGTCGGTCAGCCCTCTGTTGCTGCTTGCTGCTTGGCCTTGCTGTTGGTCCTCCCTTGTCGGCCGAGGCTGCCTACGCACCACTAGCAACCTCTGATGGCGGCGGCGTAGGTTGGGTTGTTGGGCGAAGATCAAAGCTCGTCGGCCACGACTGCCTATGTACCACTAGCAACATCTGATGGCGGTGTAGGTTGGGCTGTTTGGCAAGGATCAAAGCCGTGAAAGAAAAAAAAATACACCCATAAAACAATAAACGTGGGCCTAAGGATGATCTGGACTAGTTTACATTTTTATTCACTTTTGAGGGGAAAGAGTTAAAATCTACTCCCAATAATTTATGAGATGCTTCTTAAAACTGATTTTTACGAGTCATTTTGTAGGGAGCTCTCGAAGATCTCTTATCTTCTAAGGGAAAAAAAGGTCACCACAATTTTGATGGTTGATAAAGAAAAGAGATGTTGATAGGGGGTGTTAATGAGCTCTATAtctgtactaactattaagacgttagtgtagactgcccccgcctaaCAACCGCCCGCCCGATCAATCCGCCCGCCGCGAACCGTACGCCGCGAAGCgccccgcccgcccccgcccACCCCCGCACGCGTGCCGCGATACGCCGAGCCCCTCCGCGAAACCCGCCCGCCGCGAACCCCTCCCGCAACCCGCAACGCGCAGCAGGCCGGCGAAACCCGCCCGCTGCGAACCTCCCGCCGCGAATCCCCTCCCGCAACCCGCAACGCGCAGCAGAACAAGCGCAGCAGGCCGTCCCCGCCAACAAGCGCAGCAGGCCGTCCCCGCCCTCCTCCGCGGCGTCGTCTCGCCGGACCTTCTTCTTTGTCGCGCGATCTCACCACCGTGTTCCGCGCCCTGCCGCCCAAGAAGCGGATCCGCGCGGGGTGACCCTGGCGCGCAGGACAAGACGTCGTGGATCTGGTGTCCGGTCCGCCATTGGCCGTGGCGACGCCGTCAGTCAGTAAGTGCGCGGTCATGGCATGGTACAGAGCTCGTACAAATAAGTTATGTTTTTTGGGGGGTGTAGAATTGGGAAAGAGGCTGTTGTTTATGAGGGAGGATAAATGGGAAATTGAAAGCTTGTAAAGAGAATTCCTACAGATTTGTTCGTTGTATTTGTTAGACTATACTTGCTGACAGTTCAAGAAAAAATGATGAGCTTTCACCTGAAGAACACAAAAAAAGGATCGTGGGTTCAGCTGAGTTGTTGCTCTGTACGTGTGTAGTTGTGTGTTGCTTCTATCATGGCCTTGGTTCGTGTGTCAACTGCAGCACAGAAGTTGGTCGGCAGCAGAACAAACAGAACAGCGCAAGGAGTGTCTGAAGAGGCAAGCATGAGGATCTGCCATTCAGTCAGTAGTTGCTTCATGATCGGTGGGGTTGGACGGATGGATTTAACCCCAGGCCTAGGCTACTAACTGAATGGTTCATTGGCTTTCTCCCTGGTCAAGTGGAGAGGAGGAAGGCAGGGGACGAAGCGTCGAGGACTTATTCCTTCCTTCCTTTCTTCCTTCCCTTGCTTCTTTCAGATGGGTTATTGCATCTCTGCCTCCTTCCAGTTTTTATGCCATTTGTTTGTTAGTAGGATAATCTGATTGATGAAATCTGGTTGGTCAGAGCAATGTTGTTTGAGGATTCTGTGGTGCCAATTAAACTACTGAAAGAAACATTTTTATCAGATTTCAGCTCTTAGCTTAGACATACATGTATCCCATTTTAAATCCACTGTCtgaagaagagaagaacaagCTATGCACCTAAAAAATACTTTTACTGACAACATCATCACTGTTTGATTCCAACTAGCAAGCATAGCTTAGATTAGATGTATGTATCATGTATATATCCCATTTTAAATCCATTGTttgaagaagagaagaacaagCTATGCACCTAAAAAAATACTGTTACTGACAACATGATCACTGTTTGATTCCAGCTAGCAAGCATACTtatattgtcgaaaatagctcaTGAGTGCATCATTTAGAACTACATGTTAGTTCTGAGTTGCAAATAGTATGATACATGCTTTAATTCTAATATTGGTTCTGAGTTCAGATATTCCTATTATAAGTTGAACTACATGTTAGTTCTGAGTTCATAGTTCAGAGTTCAGATAGTACTATCTGAACTATCCAGTTTTTTATGCCATTTGTTTGTTAGTAAGATAATCTGACAGATGAAATCTGGTTGGTCAAAGCAATGTTGTTTGAGGATTCTGTGCTGCCAACTAACTACTGAAAGAAACATTTTTATCACTGTTTATTCAGTAAATGGATCCTGCATGCAATGAATATTCAGTAATGGATCATGTGCTTTGTTTCACTCTATATTTCCATTTTCAACTTTTACTTTATTAACTCCGGCTTTCGAGTTATCTTTGAATGCGTTCACTTTGATGAAATTAAAAGCAGAAAACAGATAATATCTATGACCAAATATGACAAGGATTCTCATTTTTAAGTATTCTTTTCATCACGCAATTAAAACTTTCAGTATCAAGTAGGTTATTTATTATTCTAGCATGATTTCTGCCAAAAGGAAACACTACTTTTGTCTTCTGAATAGAATCTgcattttcaccatgtttttttTATTGTTTTTGGTTTGAGAACGTTTTACTGCTGCTACCGACTCCTATCAAGCCAGGTCCTATTCAATATATTTGTGCTGCATTATCCAGTCTGGTGGCATGTTCATACTACACATGTATTAGCATGTTCATACTCGAACCAATATATTGTCACAATCTCAGAGGTATTATCAATATATGTTTAGTAGAACGTTTATTTTATGAGCTTGAACTCTGACCACAAGGATGCATTCCTATCATATCATCATATTTAGCTTCGAGGCTAAGGCCACTAACTAAACAGTGTCTCAGTCAATAACTAATCCTAAGTTCCTTGATGGCGAAACTCGTCTCCCCTATCTGTATGGTCAGTTGTTTATTGGTGCTTATGCAGAGGAAAGGGAACGACCAAAGCTTCTTGCTGAATCACGCGAGAGAAGGAAACGAGTGGCCAAGGACTCTGGACAGACCGAACAACAGGTTCAGTTTCAGTACTCTTATCATACAAAATCTTTTTCTAAACACATGTTTTTTTATTGTCACAATCTCAGACGTATTATTTCAAAGAGTAGAATGCTTTCTTAGATATTGGAGAAATATAAATTGTTACATTGTATGTCACACCTTTTTAGTATGACAAACGAGGAGCTACAAAAGGAACTGTTCATTCTTTAATAGCCTGTTGTTTCAGCTAGCGAGCGGGTGCGGAAGAAGGAAGGGAGAGCCGCTTGGTTGACTCGGACCGGATGGCAGGATACCGCCGGGGGTTCGCTGCAACGCAACGACGGCTACCACAGCTTCTCAAGCCAAGGTAAGCTTTCAAGCGAATTTGTTGCTGCAACTGTTCTTTAGTAGCCTGCGATATGTTAGTCAATTTGTCGCTCAAACATAAAATGAACTGACTTCTTTTCAATGCTTCCcctaatctctactaactattaagttaGTACTATAGACCGCCCCTACCTCTGCCCGCCCGCCCGCGAACCCTGCCGTGCTTCCAAACACCTTCGCAAACCACGCAGCCAACGCCGCCACAATCCGCCCGCCTCCGCAATCCACGCCGCGAACGACGCAAACCACGTGTCGCGTGTACACCGTCGCCCGCGGGCGCGTTGTTGAGCTGGATCACCAGGTCGTGggcgttgaaagtcgcctagagggggggtgagggtgtaacaccccaggtgtttatattccgctcgacaacgagtacggatttaagcacgtaatatcagtgggtaAAACGGATGCGAAATTTTAATAATCTTCGCctctcgcgattttaatatcgcatctgtgccGTCTGTCGTGagtgcgacatcgtttttattttcaTCTATTCGGGCTCGTCCTAATTttttgtgatgttcggaacatatttGTTCTGAAAATCGGGCGTGACGTTAATAATTCAGATATGGTTTTGGCTAATTTTAGTCGAATCCCATAGAACAAATTCTCGAAGACGAAATCTGTCCGCCTCGATCCCAAACTTTGGATATAAATAACGGCGCAAACTCATCTGATTGCAAAGCATTCGCTAAATCAAAACCATGTCATCCTTACTGTCTATATCGTATGCATTGCTAAAAAAATTAGAACCGAGCTGAGTATTCATAACTAATCTGTTTCCCTGTTCAGACTGCGGATAAAATTATCTGCTCTAAATTAAATCAAGCGCAGTCTATACTTATTGACGGATATCTTTTGTTTTGCCCGGTTTACATCTCGCACCGATTTAATCAGAGAATTAAATTATCTTTGTGTTCTCgtgtaaagaaaaataaaaaaaaattcaGCCGTAGCCTCATCCATTACGCGTCATCGTTCCTATCTTCTTCCTTCCCAGATTTTTCCGCCGCCGTTCCCTGTTGAATTCTCTGTCGTCGTCCTTAGCAACGGCAGATTTTTCCTGGCTCGCCGGTGCTTATCCCCGCAGCCGCCCTCGCCGGATTTTTCTCAGCCGAGCTCGTCTTCTACGGCGCCGCCCCTGGGAGTCTTCAAATATCAGCCGTGCTTTGCTTCTTCTCcgtggccggcgtcctctaccccATCCATGGCCAGAGCTTCCTGTCCGACGCCCAGCCGAAGCCGCCCAGCCGAAGTCTCTTTCCTGGACGCACGCCCAGCCCGCTCTCCTTCCTCTCAGTTCCGTGCCCTGCTCGGCCGGATTTCCATGGCGCGCGTCCAGCTTCTGGCGCCTTGCTCTCTCTCTATTTCTCCTGCCGTGAGCTCGGTGCCCAGCCCCA
This portion of the Zea mays cultivar B73 chromosome 2, Zm-B73-REFERENCE-NAM-5.0, whole genome shotgun sequence genome encodes:
- the LOC100279523 gene encoding Protein XAP5 CIRCADIAN TIMEKEEPER-like, which translates into the protein MSGFGDGYVGTAQDAVKIRRLEKQREAERRKIEELKNKSADGQPGLLQFGSSTSEILETAFKKETVGLVTREQYVEKRVNIRTKIEEEEKEKLQKLQQEEEELQMQKRKKRRVKSDPRLSFCDDIENGSDEDDFENQETKKNGPAKLGKDPTVETSFLPDREREAEEQAERERLKKQWSHEQELIKNEPLSITYSYWDGTGHRRAIQVRKGDTIGEFLRAVQQQLAPEFREVRTTSVENLLYVKEDLIIPHQHSFYELIINKARGKSGPLFHFDVHEDVRTIADATKEKDESHAGKVVERHWYEKNKHIFPASRWEIYDPTKKWERYTIHGD
- the LOC103647622 gene encoding CDP-diacylglycerol--serine O-phosphatidyltransferase 3, which produces MMSGVVPSSLHVLLRAERALCDRDVGEVHIPLSELLSGAPDGPVPAKFVAYQVRKISSGKPQGVLNLSYKLGEVANGYAPAPPPTKADAYPPPYGAYLPAGGKADAAYPPSSGYPPAAGKPGKGGEPVTAYPSAGPSTAAPYAARLPQYSSTGGGSDHDERRGAPADEQGTHLSEWVDRSPPPDALIVLAWRDPATAPRDWAQRWMPYQPFSWASGALDPEGAAAHSSLTSIKRGVWAMIASFLAYCTLQAPSTILIRPHPAVWRLVHGLAVVYLVALTFLLFQNRDDARQFMKLLHPDLGVELPERSYGADCRLYVPENPKNKFINIYETLFDEFVVAHILGWFGKAVMIRNQLLLWVLSIGFELMELTFRHMLPNFNECWWDSIILDILICNWFGIWAGMHTVRYFDGKTYEWVGLSRQRSIMGKVGRGKWRRLNLISRCFAQRNDSFAESNTKQKEKTTVCFLTKTLKGSSTRGRLQHQAPTFFPLKDLSVLAESYSILLASFVSMDSTTTCLLFTHSDEDDNGVLIWRSATYY
- the LOC100279523 gene encoding protein XAP5 CIRCADIAN TIMEKEEPER-like isoform X1 translates to MSGFGDGYVGTAQDAVKIRRLEKQREAERRKIEELKNKSADGQPGLLQFGSSTSEILETAFKKETVGLVTREQYVEKRVNIRTKIEEEEKEKLQKLQQEEEELQMQKRKKRRVKSDPRLSFCDDIENGSDEDDFENQTKKNGPAKLGKDPTVETSFLPDREREAEEQAERERLKKQWSHEQELIKNEPLSITYSYWDGTGHRRAIQVRKGDTIGEFLRAVQQQLAPEFREVRTTSVENLLYVKEDLIIPHQHSFYELIINKARGKSGPLFHFDVHEDVRTIADATKEKDESHAGKVVERHWYEKNKHIFPASRWEIYDPTKKWERYTIHGD